From Brassica oleracea var. oleracea cultivar TO1000 chromosome C3, BOL, whole genome shotgun sequence, a single genomic window includes:
- the LOC106334388 gene encoding BAHD acyltransferase At3g29680-like, whose product MMALNVIKISPVRPATPSLSPVILPLTFFDLLWLHLVPTNRVIFYKLTESSSSCDSFHSAILPKLERSLSLVLAHFLPLSGHLNWDPQAPKPHILISPHDAVSLTVAETDADFSQNSTKGIRPRKELRALVPELPVSSYSSPVMTLQITLFPSQGFCMGLSLHHAVADGKTVVKFLKSWAHICKHGAAPRDFDLPMVLDRTVVNVPAELEAKISRDKASVARSVSLHPAAEETDDLVKLTLELSHEDVEKLRERVRRESTRPDLPHLSTFVVTYAYVLACVVKARGGEEEEDRLVPFMYVADFRQRLHPPVPVNYFGNCVLPINFYRYKATTFSGKDGFVNGVEILGDSIRGLSSRGAEESLWEMYEEGLKWAEPGTPKVIVAGSNRFGIYGSDFGWGRPVNTENISLTRNILFTMSERRDEIGGVEIGMCLKRCETDVFVSLFRNGL is encoded by the coding sequence ATGATGGCTTTAAACGTGATCAAAATCTCCCCGGTTCGTCCTGCAACCCCCTCCCTCTCCCCGGTCATCCTCCCACTAACATTCTTCGATCTACTCTGGCTGCATCTCGTTCCTACAAACCGAGTCATCTTTTACAAACTCACCGAGTCATCATCATCTTGCGATTCCTTCCACTCCGCTATCCTCCCCAAGCTCGAGCGGTCCCTTTCCCTCGTCCTCGCACACTTTCTCCCTCTCTCCGGTCATCTTAACTGGGACCCACAAGCTCCTAAACCCCACATCCTCATCTCGCCGCATGACGCCGTTTCCCTCACAGTGGCCGAGACCGACGCCGATTTCTCTCAGAACTCCACCAAAGGGATCCGTCCCCGGAAGGAGCTACGCGCTCTTGTCCCCGAGCTGCCGGTTTCTTCTTACTCATCCCCTGTCATGACGCTGCAAATTACACTGTTCCCGAGCCAAGGCTTCTGCATGGGACTCTCGCTGCACCACGCTGTCGCTGACGGCAAAACCGTGGTTAAGTTTCTCAAGTCGTGGGCTCACATATGTAAACACGGGGCAGCACCACGAGATTTTGATCTACCCATGGTTTTAGATCGTACGGTCGTCAACGTTCCAGCCGAACTCGAAGCTAAGATCTCGCGAGACAAAGCAAGCGTAGCAAGGTCCGTAAGTCTTCATCCCGCCGCCGAAGAGACTGACGATCTCGTCAAGCTCACGCTCGAGCTGAGTCATGAGGACGTGGAGAAGCTTAGAGAACGGGTGCGAAGGGAGTCGACTCGCCCCGATCTCCCACACTTGTCGACTTTCGTAGTCACTTACGCTTATGTATTGGCCTGTGTGGTGAAGGCACGTGGAGGCGAGGAGGAAGAAGATCGACTGGTTCCGTTCATGTACGTTGCTGATTTCAGACAACGGTTACACCCGCCTGTTCCCGTGAACTACTTTGGGAACTGTGTGTTGCCTATCAATTTCTATCGATACAAAGCGACGACGTTTTCTGGGAAAGATGGGTTTGTCAATGGGGTCGAGATTCTCGGTGATTCGATAAGAGGTTTGAGTTCGCGAGGTGCTGAGGAGTCATTATGGGAGATGTATGAGGAAGGATTAAAATGGGCGGAACCAGGTACACCGAAGGTAATCGTCGCTGGGTCTAACAGGTTTGGGATATACGGGTCAGATTTTGGGTGGGGAAGACCCGTTAATACTGAGAATATAAGCCTCACTAGAAACATTCTCTTCACTATGTCGGAGAGGAGGGATGAGATTGGTGGTGTGGAGATTGGCATGTGTTTGAAGAGATGTGAGACGGATGTTTTTGTTTCTTTGTTCCGAAATGGATTGTAA